In the Carassius auratus strain Wakin chromosome 50, ASM336829v1, whole genome shotgun sequence genome, one interval contains:
- the LOC113066552 gene encoding N-acylneuraminate cytidylyltransferase B-like isoform X1: MESNMIDEVISGVCDPSARKPHRAALILARGGSKGIPLKNIKNLAGVPLIAWVLRAALDSEVVDSVWVSTDHDEIERVARVWGAKVHRRSPEVSKDSSSSLETIQEFIRVRPEVDIVCHIQATSPCLHPHHIREALQMITEQGCDYVFSVVRRHQFRWEEVDKKDGSNPTSPNLDVARRPRRQDWHGELYENGSFYFSTRKALENGLKQLEKMAYYEMLPEYSVDIDVDIDWPVAEQRVLRFGYFGREEKAAVRLFLCKVSGCLTNGQIFTSVSGEDHVAINARDVAGIQMLQRDNIEVILISNINEPLSRGLLEKVAQLIGCGLQFVEHQNGFEMEMLMMEKKVCWDEVAFMGSESEDREILSQVGLNGVPSDAPVADLIAAKYMCQRPAGNGAVREFAEYILMLKKKSLMPVHQENIDRANF; this comes from the exons ATGGAGAGTAACATGATCGACGAGGTGATCTCAGGTGTCTGTGACCCGTCCGCCCGAAAGCCTCACCGGGCGGCTCTGATTCTGGCCCGCGGTGGCAGTAAAGGAATCCCTCTGAAGAACATCAAGAATCTGGCCGGTGTTCCTCTCATCGCCTGGGTTCTGAGAGCTGCCTTGGATTCAGAAGTCGTTGACAG CGTGTGGGTTTCCACGGATCATGATGAGATCGAGCGCGTCGCAAGAGTCTGGGGCGCAAAAGTTCATCGGCGCAGTCCTGAAGTGTCCAAAGATTCGTCCAGTTCACTGGAGACCATCCAGGAGTTCATCCGAGTGAGACCCG AGGTGGACATCGTCTGTCATATTCAGGCCACGTCTCCatgtcttcatcctcatcacatCAGAGAAGCCCTGCAGATGATCACTGAACAGGGCTGTGACTATGTGTTTTCGGTGGTTCGCAGACACCAGTTTCGCTGGGAAGAGGTGGATAAGAAAG ATGGTTCGAATCCGACATCTCCGAACCTTGACGTGGCACGCAGGCCTCGACGACAAGATTGGCATGGAGAACTCTACGAAAACGGCTCTTTCTATTTTAGTACAAGAAAGGCTTTGGAAAACGGGCTTAAACAG TTGGAGAAGATGGCCTACTATGAAATGCTGCCTGAGTACAGCGTTGATATCGATGTGGACATCGACTGGCCTGTCGCTGAGCAGAGAGTTCTGAG GTTTGGCTACTTTGGCCGAGAGGAGAAAGCGGCGGTCAGgctgtttctgtgtaaagtgtcTGGCTGTTTGACGAACGGACAAATATTCACATCGGTTTCAGGCGAGGACCATGTGGCCATCAATGCTCGAGACGTGGCAGGCATACAGATGCTGCAGAGAGACAATATAGAG GTGATCCTCATATCCAACATCAATGAGCCGCTGTCCAGGGGTCTCCTGGAGAAGGTTGCCCAGTTGATTGGCTGTGGACTTCAATTTGTAGAGCATCAGAATGGGTTTGAGATGGAGATGCTGATGATGGAGAAGAAAGTGTGTTGGGATGAAGTGGCCTTCATGG GTTCAGAGTCTGAAGACAGAGAGATCCTGTCTCAGGTGGGACTGAACGGCGTCCCGTCTGACGCACCCGTGGCGGATCTCATCGCAGCCAAATATATGTGTCAGAGACCCGCCGGAAACGGAGCAGTTCGTGAATTTGCCGAGTACATACTGATGCTGAAGAAAAAGAGCTTGATGCCGGTGCACCAGGAGAACATTGACAGGGCCAATTTCTAG
- the LOC113066552 gene encoding N-acylneuraminate cytidylyltransferase B-like isoform X2, whose protein sequence is MIDEVISGVCDPSARQPHRAALILARGGSKGIPLKNIKNLAGVPLIAWVLRAALDSEVVDSVWVSTDHDEIERVARVWGAKVHRRSPEVSKDSSSSLETIQEFIRVRPEVDIVCHIQATSPCLHPHHIREALQMITEQGCDYVFSVVRRHQFRWEEVDKKDGSNPTSPNLDVARRPRRQDWHGELYENGSFYFSTRKALENGLKQLEKMAYYEMLPEYSVDIDVDIDWPVAEQRVLRFGYFGREEKAAVRLFLCKVSGCLTNGQIFTSVSGEDHVAINARDVAGIQMLQRDNIEVILISNINEPLSRGLLEKVAQLIGCGLQFVEHQNGFEMEMLMMEKKVCWDEVAFMGSESEDREILSQVGLNGVPSDAPVADLIAAKYMCQRPAGNGAVREFAEYILMLKKKSLMPVHQENIDRANF, encoded by the exons ATCAAGAATCTGGCCGGTGTTCCTCTCATCGCCTGGGTTCTGAGAGCTGCCTTGGATTCAGAAGTCGTTGACAG CGTGTGGGTTTCCACGGATCATGATGAGATCGAGCGCGTCGCAAGAGTCTGGGGCGCAAAAGTTCATCGGCGCAGTCCTGAAGTGTCCAAAGATTCGTCCAGTTCACTGGAGACCATCCAGGAGTTCATCCGAGTGAGACCCG AGGTGGACATCGTCTGTCATATTCAGGCCACGTCTCCatgtcttcatcctcatcacatCAGAGAAGCCCTGCAGATGATCACTGAACAGGGCTGTGACTATGTGTTTTCGGTGGTTCGCAGACACCAGTTTCGCTGGGAAGAGGTGGATAAGAAAG ATGGTTCGAATCCGACATCTCCGAACCTTGACGTGGCACGCAGGCCTCGACGACAAGATTGGCATGGAGAACTCTACGAAAACGGCTCTTTCTATTTTAGTACAAGAAAGGCTTTGGAAAACGGGCTTAAACAG TTGGAGAAGATGGCCTACTATGAAATGCTGCCTGAGTACAGCGTTGATATCGATGTGGACATCGACTGGCCTGTCGCTGAGCAGAGAGTTCTGAG GTTTGGCTACTTTGGCCGAGAGGAGAAAGCGGCGGTCAGgctgtttctgtgtaaagtgtcTGGCTGTTTGACGAACGGACAAATATTCACATCGGTTTCAGGCGAGGACCATGTGGCCATCAATGCTCGAGACGTGGCAGGCATACAGATGCTGCAGAGAGACAATATAGAG GTGATCCTCATATCCAACATCAATGAGCCGCTGTCCAGGGGTCTCCTGGAGAAGGTTGCCCAGTTGATTGGCTGTGGACTTCAATTTGTAGAGCATCAGAATGGGTTTGAGATGGAGATGCTGATGATGGAGAAGAAAGTGTGTTGGGATGAAGTGGCCTTCATGG GTTCAGAGTCTGAAGACAGAGAGATCCTGTCTCAGGTGGGACTGAACGGCGTCCCGTCTGACGCACCCGTGGCGGATCTCATCGCAGCCAAATATATGTGTCAGAGACCCGCCGGAAACGGAGCAGTTCGTGAATTTGCCGAGTACATACTGATGCTGAAGAAAAAGAGCTTGATGCCGGTGCACCAGGAGAACATTGACAGGGCCAATTTCTAG